From a single Streptomyces sp. 1331.2 genomic region:
- the deoC gene encoding deoxyribose-phosphate aldolase: MSTVAANAPGVAGSGLQDVAASEASLRRFLHGLPGVDQVGLEARAATLGTRSIKTTAKAYAIDLAISMIDLTTLEGADTVGKVRALCAKGRTPDPTDPTTPRVAAICVYPDMVATAKDALRGTDIQVASVATAFPAGRAALPVKLADTADAVAAGADEIDMVIDRGAFLSGRYLDVFQEIVAVKEACKRADGSYAHLKVIFETGELQTYDNVRRVSWLAMLAGADFIKTSTGKVAVNATPPVTLLMLEAVRDFRAATGVQVGVKPAGGIKTTKDAMKYLVMVNETLGDDWLTPHWFRFGASSLLNDLLMQRQKLATGRYSGPDYVTVD, encoded by the coding sequence ATGTCCACTGTTGCAGCCAATGCCCCCGGCGTTGCGGGCAGCGGCCTTCAGGACGTTGCGGCGTCCGAGGCCTCGCTCCGCCGCTTTCTGCACGGCCTGCCCGGCGTCGACCAGGTCGGCCTTGAGGCGCGTGCCGCCACCCTCGGTACCCGCTCGATCAAGACCACGGCGAAGGCCTATGCCATCGACCTGGCGATCTCGATGATCGACCTGACCACGCTGGAGGGCGCGGACACGGTCGGCAAGGTGCGCGCGCTGTGCGCCAAGGGCAGGACCCCCGACCCGACCGACCCGACCACCCCCCGCGTCGCCGCCATCTGTGTCTACCCGGACATGGTCGCCACCGCGAAGGACGCCCTCCGGGGCACCGACATCCAGGTCGCCTCGGTGGCCACCGCCTTCCCGGCCGGCCGCGCCGCCCTCCCGGTCAAGCTCGCCGACACCGCCGACGCGGTGGCCGCGGGCGCGGACGAGATCGACATGGTGATCGACCGCGGCGCCTTCCTCTCCGGCCGCTACCTCGACGTCTTCCAGGAGATCGTCGCCGTCAAGGAGGCGTGCAAGCGCGCCGACGGCAGCTACGCCCACCTCAAGGTCATCTTCGAGACCGGCGAGCTGCAGACCTACGACAACGTCCGCCGGGTCTCCTGGCTGGCGATGCTGGCCGGCGCCGACTTCATCAAGACCTCCACCGGCAAGGTCGCCGTCAACGCGACCCCGCCGGTCACCCTGCTGATGCTGGAAGCCGTCCGCGATTTCCGCGCGGCCACCGGCGTCCAGGTCGGCGTCAAGCCCGCCGGCGGGATCAAGACCACCAAGGACGCCATGAAGTACCTGGTGATGGTCAACGAGACCCTCGGCGACGACTGGCTGACCCCGCACTGGTTCCGCTTCGGAGCCTCCAGCCTGCTCAACGACCTGCTGATGCAGCGCCAGAAGCTGGCCACCGGCCGCTACTCCGGCCCCGACTACGTGACGGTGGACTGA
- a CDS encoding PH domain-containing protein, whose protein sequence is MTDSDGKPHQGPAAPDGEPEYADRVYRSVPGVISGVLLLAVAAWLIGDAVVTGTGKTPYVSLAAVPVFAFPVIAYTLRPEVRASRSRLVVRNPWRTVVAPWASVEGLRAGYSVELFADGEKYQVWAVPVSLRQRKRATRAQSRGTTEHASRTGLGLGLPTRSNPVVQGSPDPTRAWSDQVTAVLQEMAERNAARPDAAGPVVVRWCWWVIAPTVAGLIALVTVIAV, encoded by the coding sequence ATGACCGATTCCGACGGCAAGCCCCACCAGGGCCCCGCCGCCCCCGACGGGGAGCCCGAGTACGCGGACCGCGTGTACCGCTCCGTTCCCGGTGTGATCTCCGGAGTGCTGCTGCTGGCCGTCGCCGCCTGGCTGATCGGCGACGCGGTGGTGACCGGGACGGGGAAGACCCCGTACGTCTCGCTCGCCGCGGTGCCGGTGTTCGCGTTCCCGGTGATCGCCTACACCCTGCGCCCCGAGGTGCGGGCGAGCCGCAGCCGCCTGGTGGTGCGCAACCCCTGGCGGACCGTCGTCGCGCCCTGGGCCTCGGTGGAGGGGCTGCGCGCCGGGTACTCGGTCGAGCTGTTCGCCGACGGCGAGAAGTACCAGGTGTGGGCGGTGCCGGTGTCGCTGCGCCAGCGCAAGCGGGCCACCCGCGCCCAGAGCCGCGGCACCACCGAGCACGCCTCCCGGACCGGCCTGGGGCTGGGCCTCCCCACCCGCAGCAACCCCGTCGTCCAGGGCTCGCCCGACCCGACCCGCGCCTGGTCCGACCAGGTCACCGCCGTGCTGCAGGAGATGGCCGAGCGCAACGCCGCCCGCCCCGACGCGGCCGGGCCGGTCGTGGTGCGCTGGTGCTGGTGGGTGATCGCCCCCACCGTGGCCGGCCTGATCGCGCTGGTCACCGTCATCGCCGTCTGA
- a CDS encoding phospho-sugar mutase has translation MSQAPTTDLLARTRAWLAEDPDPQTREELSALLARAEGPEAESDSKLAWAELAERFSDRLQFGTAGLRGELGAGPMRMNRSVVIRAAAGLVAYVRKQGLGDLVVIGYDARHKSYDFARATAAVVVGAGLRAALLPRPLPTPVLAFAIRHLGAAAGVTVTASHNPPQDNGYKVYLGDGSQIVPPADAGIAAEIDAIGSLSEVPLAEDGWEVLGEDVIEAYLARAVSIVDPHSPRELDVVYTPMHGVGRDTLVAAFRRAGFPAPTVVAEQAEPDPDFPTVAFPNPEEPGAMDLAFRTAASVGPDIVIANDPDADRCAVAVPVNGNAAGSGNGTSGWRMLRGDEVGALLGSALVAKKAEGTFATTIVSATLLGRIAEAAGLGYEETLTGFKWISRAEGLRYGYEEALGYCVDPQGVRDKDGITAALLVAELAATLKKSGRTLSDLLDDLALEHGLHATDQLSVRVQDLSLIADAMRRLREQPPTVLAGLSVTRADDLAAGSAELPPTDGLRYYLAGEAVRSARIVVRPSGTEPKLKCYLEVVLPVASAAELAAARTRAAELLDTIKQDLAAAAGI, from the coding sequence ATGTCTCAGGCACCCACCACCGACCTCCTCGCCCGGACCCGGGCCTGGCTGGCCGAGGACCCCGACCCGCAGACCCGCGAGGAGCTCAGCGCCCTGCTCGCCCGGGCCGAGGGCCCGGAGGCCGAGTCGGACAGCAAGCTCGCCTGGGCCGAACTCGCCGAGCGCTTTTCCGACCGGCTCCAGTTCGGCACCGCCGGCCTGCGCGGCGAACTCGGCGCCGGTCCGATGCGGATGAACCGCTCCGTGGTGATCCGGGCCGCCGCCGGCCTGGTCGCGTACGTCCGGAAGCAGGGCCTGGGCGACCTGGTCGTCATCGGCTACGACGCCCGGCACAAGTCGTACGACTTCGCCCGCGCCACCGCCGCCGTAGTGGTCGGCGCCGGGCTGCGCGCCGCGCTGCTGCCCCGCCCGCTGCCCACCCCGGTGCTCGCCTTCGCCATCCGCCACCTGGGGGCGGCCGCCGGCGTCACCGTCACCGCCAGCCACAACCCGCCGCAGGACAACGGCTACAAGGTCTACCTGGGCGACGGCTCGCAGATCGTCCCGCCGGCCGACGCCGGGATCGCCGCCGAGATCGACGCGATCGGCTCGCTGAGCGAGGTCCCGCTCGCCGAGGACGGCTGGGAGGTGCTGGGCGAGGACGTCATCGAGGCCTACCTGGCCCGCGCCGTCTCCATCGTGGACCCGCACAGCCCGCGCGAACTCGACGTCGTCTACACCCCGATGCACGGCGTCGGCCGCGACACCCTGGTCGCCGCCTTCCGCCGGGCCGGCTTCCCGGCGCCCACCGTGGTCGCCGAGCAGGCCGAGCCCGACCCGGACTTCCCGACCGTCGCCTTCCCCAACCCGGAGGAGCCGGGGGCGATGGACCTCGCCTTCCGCACCGCCGCCTCGGTCGGCCCGGACATCGTGATCGCCAACGACCCGGACGCCGACCGCTGCGCGGTGGCCGTGCCGGTCAACGGCAACGCAGCCGGCAGCGGCAACGGCACTTCCGGCTGGCGGATGCTGCGCGGCGACGAGGTCGGCGCGCTGCTCGGCTCGGCCCTGGTCGCGAAGAAGGCCGAGGGCACCTTCGCCACCACCATCGTCTCGGCCACCCTGCTCGGCCGGATCGCCGAGGCGGCGGGCCTGGGCTACGAGGAGACGCTGACCGGCTTCAAGTGGATCTCCCGCGCCGAGGGCCTGCGCTACGGCTACGAGGAGGCGCTGGGTTACTGCGTCGACCCGCAGGGCGTCCGGGACAAGGACGGCATCACCGCCGCCCTGCTGGTCGCCGAGCTCGCCGCCACCCTCAAGAAGTCCGGCCGCACGCTGTCCGACCTGCTCGACGACCTGGCGCTGGAGCACGGCCTGCACGCCACCGACCAGCTCTCGGTCCGGGTCCAGGACCTCTCGCTGATCGCCGACGCCATGCGCCGCCTGCGCGAGCAGCCCCCGACCGTCCTGGCCGGCCTGAGCGTCACCCGCGCCGACGACCTCGCGGCCGGCTCCGCCGAGCTGCCGCCCACCGACGGCCTGCGCTACTACCTGGCCGGCGAGGCCGTCCGCTCGGCCCGCATCGTGGTCCGCCCCTCCGGCACCGAGCCCAAGCTGAAGTGCTACCTGGAGGTCGTCCTCCCGGTCGCCTCCGCCGCCGAGCTCGCCGCGGCCCGCACCCGCGCAGCCGAGCTGCTCGACACCATCAAGCAGGACCTCGCCGCAGCCGCCGGCATCTGA
- a CDS encoding purine-nucleoside phosphorylase, which yields MNASPQSVLSADPYAAAQAAAERLRELTGAERHDVALVMGSGWVPAADALGETVAEFPVTDLPGFPAPAVAGHAGKIRSVKIGDKRALIFLGRNHYYEGHGVATVVHGVRTAAAAGCGVIVLTNGCGGLRQGWTPGQPVLISDHINLTADSPIVGANFVDLTDLYSKRLRALCHEVDPSLDEAVYVQFRGPHYETPAEVNMARVIGGELVGMSTTLEAIAAREAGSEVLGISLVTNLAAGMTGEPLNHEEVLEAGKASAERMGELLAKVLERI from the coding sequence GTGAACGCTTCTCCTCAGTCGGTCCTCTCCGCCGACCCCTACGCCGCCGCCCAGGCCGCCGCCGAGCGCCTGCGCGAGCTGACCGGTGCCGAGCGCCACGACGTCGCCCTGGTGATGGGCTCCGGCTGGGTGCCGGCTGCCGACGCCCTGGGCGAGACCGTGGCCGAGTTCCCGGTCACCGACCTGCCCGGTTTCCCCGCCCCCGCCGTCGCCGGCCACGCCGGCAAGATCCGGTCGGTGAAGATCGGCGACAAGCGCGCCCTGATCTTCCTCGGCCGCAACCACTACTACGAGGGCCACGGCGTGGCCACCGTGGTCCACGGCGTGCGCACCGCCGCCGCGGCCGGCTGCGGCGTCATCGTGCTGACCAACGGCTGCGGCGGCCTGCGCCAGGGCTGGACCCCGGGTCAGCCGGTCCTGATCAGCGACCACATCAACCTGACCGCGGACTCCCCGATCGTCGGCGCCAACTTCGTCGACCTCACCGACCTGTACTCCAAGCGCCTGCGCGCGCTCTGCCACGAGGTCGACCCGTCCCTGGACGAGGCCGTCTACGTGCAGTTCCGCGGCCCGCACTACGAGACCCCGGCCGAGGTCAACATGGCCCGGGTGATCGGCGGCGAGCTGGTCGGCATGTCCACCACCCTGGAGGCCATCGCCGCCCGCGAGGCCGGCTCCGAGGTGCTCGGCATCTCCCTGGTCACCAACCTGGCCGCCGGCATGACCGGCGAGCCGCTCAACCACGAAGAGGTCCTGGAGGCCGGCAAGGCCTCCGCCGAGCGCATGGGCGAGCTCCTGGCGAAGGTCCTTGAGCGGATCTGA
- a CDS encoding C40 family peptidase, whose translation MPLTRKSLLSGGLAVTLLAASGYLTVQLRDRDRQPAAGSSAPLITTTAAPVGDAATAAAAPAQYRYERLAGPDRTVVRDARGGVVATLTDNARTAVLAGPSRTFAEPGTTTATVVTDSWVRLMPQPWKPGAEQEAWFRTWFQQSLGSTADDVLAAATQYVGGAPAEKDAKGVRFKGDASFGPLNPNGSVGNDLRLEQTDFLDYLGVPYTFADKVTKQPDKTRYGAFDCSGFVRMVYGYRSGYPLLSKDAAGPGLPRTANGLARLGPGVPVIPLTTAAGSDTTLRPASIDPLLPGDLVFFEIDARTGARLDHTGIYLGLDTDGHPRYISSREEADGPTFGDKGGTARLDDNGMYAKGLRSAKRL comes from the coding sequence ATGCCATTGACCCGCAAGTCCCTGCTCAGCGGCGGCCTCGCCGTGACCCTGCTGGCCGCCAGCGGCTACCTCACCGTCCAGCTGCGGGACCGCGACCGGCAGCCGGCGGCGGGCAGCAGCGCACCGCTGATCACCACCACCGCCGCCCCCGTCGGCGACGCCGCCACGGCCGCCGCCGCGCCCGCCCAGTACCGCTACGAGCGGCTGGCCGGGCCGGACCGCACGGTGGTCCGGGACGCCCGCGGCGGCGTGGTCGCCACGCTCACCGACAACGCCCGCACCGCCGTGCTGGCCGGCCCCAGCCGCACCTTCGCCGAGCCGGGCACCACCACCGCCACCGTGGTGACCGACAGCTGGGTGCGGCTGATGCCGCAGCCGTGGAAGCCGGGCGCCGAGCAGGAGGCCTGGTTCCGCACCTGGTTCCAGCAGTCGCTCGGCTCCACCGCCGACGACGTCCTCGCGGCGGCCACCCAGTACGTGGGCGGGGCGCCGGCCGAGAAGGACGCCAAGGGCGTGCGCTTCAAGGGCGACGCCTCCTTCGGCCCGCTCAACCCGAACGGCTCGGTCGGCAACGACCTGCGGCTGGAACAGACCGACTTCCTCGACTACCTCGGCGTTCCGTACACGTTCGCCGACAAGGTGACCAAGCAGCCCGACAAGACCCGCTACGGCGCCTTCGACTGTTCGGGCTTCGTCCGGATGGTCTACGGCTACCGCTCCGGCTACCCGCTGCTCTCCAAGGACGCGGCCGGCCCCGGTCTGCCGCGCACCGCCAACGGCCTGGCCCGGCTCGGCCCCGGCGTCCCGGTGATCCCGCTGACCACCGCCGCCGGCTCGGACACCACCCTGCGCCCGGCCTCGATCGACCCGCTGCTCCCCGGTGACCTGGTGTTCTTCGAGATCGACGCCCGTACCGGCGCCCGGCTCGACCACACCGGCATCTACCTGGGCCTGGACACCGACGGCCATCCCCGGTACATCTCCAGCCGGGAGGAGGCGGACGGCCCGACCTTCGGCGACAAGGGCGGCACGGCGCGACTGGACGACAACGGCATGTACGCGAAGGGGCTGCGCAGCGCGAAACGGCTGTGA
- a CDS encoding poly-gamma-glutamate biosynthesis protein PgsC/CapC, whose product MIPTELTPEIAAIGIALGLVFSLVCYLTTNLSPGGMITPGWLALTLVESLQRVAIVIGVTVLTYLATRAVQKLVILYGKRLFAAVVLIGVLLQATVMLVLQRELPTLYANQTLGFIVPGLIAYQLVRQPRAATLMATSTVTLANYVVLTAGVLLGALPGT is encoded by the coding sequence GTGATCCCCACCGAGCTCACCCCCGAGATCGCCGCCATCGGCATCGCGCTCGGCCTGGTCTTCTCGCTGGTCTGCTACCTGACCACCAACCTCTCCCCCGGCGGCATGATCACCCCCGGCTGGCTGGCCCTCACCCTGGTCGAGTCGCTGCAGCGGGTGGCCATCGTGATCGGCGTGACGGTGCTGACCTACCTGGCCACCCGGGCGGTCCAGAAGCTGGTGATCCTGTACGGCAAGCGGCTGTTCGCCGCCGTGGTGCTGATCGGCGTGCTGCTGCAGGCCACCGTGATGCTGGTGCTGCAGCGCGAACTGCCCACCCTGTACGCCAACCAGACGCTCGGCTTCATCGTCCCGGGCCTGATCGCCTACCAGCTGGTCCGCCAGCCCCGCGCGGCGACCCTGATGGCCACCAGCACGGTGACGCTCGCCAACTACGTCGTCCTCACCGCCGGCGTCCTGCTCGGCGCCCTGCCCGGCACCTGA
- the pgsB gene encoding poly-gamma-glutamate synthase PgsB, with amino-acid sequence MLFLYVVLLVCCAVLLVAGIVEQRRHFTALEQIPTRVLVNGIRGKSSITRLCAGALRGGGLVTVAKTTGTAARFIHPDATEEPVYRKFGIANVVEQIGIVRRAATYRPDALVIECMAVMPALQEVNQTKLIRSTIGVLCNVREDHLAEMGPTLDDVARSLSRSMPVDGVCVTAEQERAHILRAEAAKRNCELVVVDPESVTDEELRGFSWFTFKENVAIALAVAELLGVERQTALQGMWAAPPDPGVLSVERYRTADGKRLRFANVFAANDPESTLMNVRQLEGLGAIHRPLNVVINCRPDRVERNGQMGQIVPNLDPDTVFLIGHPTRSARDGIPAGWSGRVVDLGGDKRDPAQLTADLLAELGPDSSLVAVGNIHGQGELFLEELARLDPDDSPDAPEAPEYAYHEPEPLYPEPEPYPGPYAEPYPYAEQYRHAGQAPYADPYPYPPQAPYAEPVYHPEPLPDSWFDPDHRTAAPYGDQP; translated from the coding sequence GTGCTCTTCCTCTACGTCGTGCTGCTGGTGTGCTGCGCCGTGCTGCTGGTGGCCGGCATCGTCGAGCAGCGCCGGCACTTCACCGCGCTGGAGCAGATCCCGACCCGGGTGCTGGTGAACGGGATCCGCGGCAAGAGCTCGATCACCCGGCTGTGCGCGGGCGCACTGCGCGGCGGCGGGCTGGTGACGGTCGCCAAGACCACCGGCACCGCGGCCCGCTTCATCCACCCGGACGCCACCGAGGAGCCGGTCTACCGCAAGTTCGGCATCGCCAACGTCGTGGAGCAGATCGGCATCGTCCGCCGCGCCGCCACCTACCGGCCGGACGCCCTGGTGATCGAGTGCATGGCCGTCATGCCCGCGCTCCAGGAGGTCAACCAGACCAAGCTGATCCGCTCCACCATCGGCGTGCTCTGCAACGTCCGCGAGGACCACCTCGCCGAGATGGGCCCGACCCTGGACGACGTCGCCCGCTCGCTGTCCCGCTCGATGCCGGTCGACGGGGTGTGCGTGACCGCCGAGCAGGAGCGCGCGCACATCCTGCGCGCGGAGGCGGCCAAGCGGAACTGCGAACTCGTCGTGGTGGATCCGGAGTCGGTCACCGACGAGGAGCTGCGCGGGTTCAGCTGGTTCACCTTCAAGGAGAACGTGGCGATCGCCCTCGCCGTCGCCGAACTCCTCGGCGTGGAACGGCAGACCGCGCTGCAGGGCATGTGGGCCGCCCCGCCGGACCCGGGCGTGCTCTCGGTCGAGCGCTACCGGACCGCGGACGGCAAGCGGTTGCGCTTCGCCAACGTCTTCGCCGCCAACGACCCCGAGTCCACGCTGATGAACGTCCGCCAGCTGGAGGGCCTGGGCGCGATCCACCGCCCGCTCAACGTGGTCATCAACTGCCGCCCCGACCGGGTCGAACGCAACGGCCAGATGGGCCAGATCGTCCCGAACCTCGACCCGGACACCGTCTTCCTGATCGGCCACCCCACCAGGAGCGCCCGCGACGGCATCCCGGCCGGCTGGTCGGGCCGCGTGGTCGACCTCGGCGGCGACAAGCGCGACCCGGCGCAGCTCACCGCCGACCTGCTGGCCGAACTCGGCCCGGACTCCTCGCTGGTGGCCGTCGGCAACATCCACGGCCAGGGCGAGCTGTTCCTGGAGGAGCTGGCCCGGCTCGACCCGGACGACAGCCCGGACGCGCCGGAGGCACCGGAGTACGCGTACCACGAGCCCGAACCGCTCTACCCGGAGCCGGAGCCGTACCCCGGGCCGTACGCCGAGCCCTACCCGTACGCCGAGCAGTACCGCCACGCCGGGCAGGCCCCCTACGCCGATCCGTACCCGTACCCCCCGCAGGCCCCGTACGCCGAGCCGGTGTACCACCCCGAACCGCTCCCCGACTCCTGGTTCGACCCCGACCACCGCACCGCCGCCCCCTACGGAGACCAGCCGTGA